Proteins encoded in a region of the Thermoleophilia bacterium genome:
- a CDS encoding NifB/NifX family molybdenum-iron cluster-binding protein, translated as MKIIISAQGNDIDSLTDPRFGRCRYLIAVETTSGEWHAHDNQDNAAASGGAGVEASNRVVSLGAAAVITGNLGPNAARVLDAAHIAVYRAENGATVREAVAAFAADGLERIDAPTVQGHWM; from the coding sequence GTGAAGATCATCATCAGCGCTCAGGGAAACGATATCGACTCCCTGACTGATCCCAGATTCGGACGCTGTCGCTACCTCATCGCCGTCGAGACGACCAGCGGCGAGTGGCACGCGCACGACAACCAAGACAACGCGGCCGCGAGCGGTGGCGCCGGAGTGGAAGCCAGCAATCGCGTCGTATCGCTGGGCGCGGCGGCTGTGATTACCGGGAATCTCGGTCCGAATGCGGCACGCGTACTGGACGCGGCGCACATCGCCGTCTATCGCGCCGAGAACGGCGCCACGGTGCGCGAGGCTGTGGCCGCGTTTGCCGCCGACGGCCTGGAGAGAATCGACGCGCCCACCGTCCAGGGACACTGGATGTGA
- a CDS encoding DUF134 domain-containing protein has protein sequence MPRPPIARTVGGVPRHTLFKPAGIPARELEHLALAVDELEAIRLVDFEGLSHEQAAVAMGVSRQTIGRVLEHGRAQVAEALVTGKAILIGGGQYRVEARVLCCASCGAAWTEAPDGPPPDACPDCGAPTVSTCWHEGRHEGRRGNTWRGGRCRGRATTYADANNQRTE, from the coding sequence ATGCCTCGCCCACCCATCGCACGTACCGTCGGCGGAGTCCCCAGACACACGCTCTTCAAGCCCGCGGGCATCCCGGCCCGTGAGCTCGAACACTTGGCGCTGGCAGTCGACGAGCTGGAGGCGATCCGTCTCGTCGACTTCGAAGGCCTCAGCCATGAGCAGGCGGCCGTCGCCATGGGCGTCTCCCGCCAGACGATCGGCCGCGTCCTCGAGCACGGGCGCGCTCAGGTGGCCGAGGCACTCGTGACGGGCAAGGCAATCCTCATCGGCGGCGGTCAATATCGAGTCGAGGCGCGGGTGCTCTGTTGCGCCTCGTGCGGAGCCGCGTGGACAGAGGCGCCCGACGGGCCGCCGCCGGACGCCTGCCCAGATTGCGGCGCGCCGACGGTCAGCACCTGCTGGCATGAGGGACGGCACGAAGGACGGCGCGGCAACACATGGCGCGGCGGACGCTGCCGGGGCCGCGCCACCACCTACGCAGACGCGAATAACCAGAGAACGGAGTGA
- a CDS encoding NifB/NifX family molybdenum-iron cluster-binding protein codes for MSETNASKKRVAVPSEAPGGLDARRSGHFGRCDCFTVVEVENGNLGAVEVVVNPPHHEGGCMRPVVLLAENTVDAIVVDGIGGRPLLGFNQVGIAVHAGTGTDVQTAVRAYAQGSLPEVGLEGACRH; via the coding sequence ATGAGCGAAACGAACGCATCCAAGAAACGCGTGGCAGTCCCGTCGGAAGCGCCTGGCGGTCTCGACGCGAGAAGGTCGGGCCACTTCGGACGTTGCGACTGTTTCACGGTCGTCGAGGTCGAGAACGGCAACCTGGGAGCTGTGGAAGTGGTCGTCAATCCACCGCATCATGAGGGTGGGTGCATGCGTCCGGTGGTGCTCCTGGCCGAGAACACCGTCGACGCAATCGTCGTGGACGGAATCGGCGGTCGGCCTCTGCTAGGCTTCAATCAGGTCGGCATCGCCGTGCACGCAGGCACCGGCACAGACGTACAGACCGCGGTGAGAGCGTATGCGCAGGGATCGCTGCCCGAGGTCGGACTCGAGGGTGCGTGTCGCCACTAG
- a CDS encoding MoxR family ATPase — MTSVETIQRERGIIGRNRELRRALAVLNSGRHLLLEGPVGVGKTRVALAVCAHLQRGVERVDGDDRYSESKLTGWFDPPVVLKQGYSEESFFAGPLVNAMRQGKILFINELNRMPETVQNVLLPALDEHILQVPHIGEVRAAPGFQVVATQNPVEYIATGHLSEALRDRFEHLRLDYQSATEEEAIVCAETDCDNLDLIRTAVRLARATRRHPLFRRGASVRAPMATVMVAEELRKADGRPAGQIDRATLWCAAEAGFTTRVHMRDESNMDFATAFGEVFELVVDRGLDPDEALTPPAPKA; from the coding sequence ATGACATCCGTCGAGACGATCCAGAGGGAGCGCGGCATCATCGGTCGCAATCGCGAGCTGCGGCGCGCGTTGGCTGTACTCAACTCCGGACGCCATCTCCTTCTCGAGGGGCCGGTCGGTGTCGGCAAGACTCGTGTCGCGCTCGCCGTCTGCGCCCACCTGCAACGCGGCGTCGAGCGCGTAGACGGCGACGACCGGTACTCGGAGAGCAAGCTCACGGGCTGGTTCGACCCGCCCGTGGTCCTCAAGCAGGGATACAGCGAGGAGTCGTTCTTCGCCGGCCCGCTGGTCAACGCCATGCGCCAAGGCAAGATCCTCTTCATCAACGAGCTCAACCGCATGCCGGAGACAGTCCAGAACGTGCTCCTGCCGGCACTGGACGAGCACATCCTGCAAGTGCCGCACATCGGCGAAGTACGCGCCGCCCCCGGATTCCAGGTTGTTGCCACCCAGAACCCCGTAGAGTACATCGCCACCGGTCACCTCTCGGAGGCCCTGCGCGACCGCTTCGAGCACCTGCGCCTCGACTACCAGTCGGCCACTGAAGAGGAAGCGATCGTGTGCGCCGAGACGGACTGCGACAACCTCGACCTCATCCGCACCGCCGTGCGCCTGGCGCGGGCAACGCGCCGCCATCCGCTCTTCCGCCGCGGCGCCTCGGTGCGCGCGCCCATGGCCACCGTGATGGTTGCCGAGGAGCTGCGCAAGGCCGACGGTCGCCCGGCCGGCCAGATCGATCGGGCGACTCTCTGGTGCGCCGCCGAGGCCGGCTTCACCACCCGCGTGCACATGCGCGACGAGAGCAACATGGACTTCGCGACCGCGTTCGGCGAGGTCTTCGAGCTCGTCGTCGACCGCGGGCTCGACCCCGACGAGGCACTTACCCCGCCTGCCCCAAAAGCCTGA
- a CDS encoding VWA domain-containing protein, whose amino-acid sequence MDDDEFLAFIARHTEGSEGVVDAAPHFYAVRPRVEDVLAQAASIVGPLRAATTTVREIMREPYIGELDIDATLENMVGKEFPERDDWIVQIREERRHQVVMMMDASLSMAGENLSVAAVAVAIMAFKIKPEDLAVVVFEDEARVVTRLDATDSPQDVIRSMLDQPGLGVTDIEAALLKGAREITRARNPRRSGLLVTDGRPTKGAADPSDIAYLFPHLHVLLTEDKYMDEELCQSIAAAGNGEVFPVRTIQELPQRMLDVANGVLR is encoded by the coding sequence ATGGACGACGACGAGTTCCTCGCCTTCATCGCCCGGCACACCGAGGGCAGCGAGGGCGTCGTCGACGCAGCGCCGCACTTCTACGCCGTGCGGCCGCGCGTAGAAGACGTGCTCGCGCAGGCGGCGAGCATCGTCGGCCCGTTGCGCGCGGCCACTACCACCGTGCGCGAGATCATGCGCGAGCCGTACATCGGCGAGCTCGACATCGACGCGACGCTCGAGAACATGGTCGGCAAGGAGTTCCCGGAGCGAGACGACTGGATCGTCCAGATCCGCGAGGAGCGTCGCCATCAGGTCGTCATGATGATGGATGCCTCGCTCTCCATGGCCGGCGAGAACCTCTCCGTAGCCGCGGTCGCGGTCGCCATCATGGCCTTCAAGATCAAACCTGAGGATCTCGCGGTGGTCGTCTTCGAGGACGAAGCGCGCGTCGTCACCCGCCTCGACGCAACCGACTCGCCGCAAGACGTGATCCGCAGCATGCTCGATCAGCCGGGGTTGGGCGTCACCGACATCGAAGCGGCGCTGCTCAAGGGGGCCAGAGAGATCACGCGGGCGCGAAACCCGCGCCGTAGCGGCCTACTGGTGACCGACGGCCGGCCCACAAAGGGGGCCGCCGATCCCTCCGACATCGCGTACCTCTTCCCTCACCTGCACGTCCTGCTCACCGAGGACAAATACATGGACGAGGAGCTCTGCCAGTCAATCGCCGCCGCCGGCAACGGTGAGGTGTTCCCGGTGCGTACGATTCAGGAACTGCCGCAGCGCATGCTCGACGTGGCCAACGGCGTGCTGCGATAG
- a CDS encoding SgcJ/EcaC family oxidoreductase produces the protein MGSESEILALLEAWIAALQAGDAGKVTELYASDAILLPTVSSRVRRNHAEIRDYFEQVVAGGPRGVIDEANVRVFGDLAVSSGRYTFAFADGSVVAARFTYVYRQSADGWRIIEHHSSRVPE, from the coding sequence GTGGGCTCCGAGAGCGAGATTCTGGCGTTGCTCGAAGCCTGGATCGCGGCGCTGCAGGCCGGCGACGCCGGCAAGGTCACGGAGCTGTACGCAAGCGACGCCATCCTTCTGCCGACGGTCTCCAGCCGGGTGCGCCGCAACCACGCCGAGATCCGCGACTACTTCGAACAGGTCGTCGCCGGGGGTCCGCGCGGCGTGATCGACGAGGCCAACGTGCGCGTCTTCGGTGACTTGGCCGTCAGCTCGGGGCGCTACACATTCGCCTTTGCCGACGGATCGGTGGTCGCGGCGCGCTTCACGTACGTCTATCGCCAGAGCGCGGACGGCTGGCGCATCATCGAACATCACTCGTCACGAGTGCCTGAGTAG
- a CDS encoding response regulator transcription factor, whose translation MNHLATSPEESAIRERALTVLVVDDEEQIRRALRSILKTRKYSVAEATTGEEALIAAIDKLPDLVILDLMLPDMSGVDVCRELRAWYSGPILILSVRADDVDKITALDEGADDYLTKPFSAGELLARVRALLRRAASQTSPPPVVRVRDLSIDLGRRLVAVAGRKVALTPTEFDILAILARNVDCVVTQRMILERVWGAEWGEDRQALRVHVSHLRRKLAEGGTNERYILTEPGVGFRLTSAGEEGEAVH comes from the coding sequence ATGAATCACCTCGCCACATCTCCGGAAGAGAGCGCGATCCGCGAGCGGGCGCTCACGGTGCTGGTGGTCGACGACGAGGAGCAGATTCGCCGTGCGCTGCGCTCAATCCTTAAGACACGCAAGTACAGCGTCGCGGAGGCGACGACGGGGGAGGAGGCGCTGATCGCGGCGATCGACAAGTTGCCGGACCTCGTCATCCTCGACTTGATGCTGCCGGACATGTCGGGAGTCGACGTGTGCCGGGAACTCCGCGCTTGGTACTCAGGCCCGATCCTGATTCTCTCTGTTCGGGCCGACGACGTCGACAAGATCACGGCACTGGACGAGGGCGCCGACGACTACCTCACCAAGCCGTTCTCGGCCGGCGAACTGCTGGCTCGTGTGCGGGCGCTACTGCGCCGCGCCGCGAGCCAGACGTCGCCGCCGCCGGTCGTGCGCGTGCGCGATCTCAGCATCGACCTCGGCCGGCGACTGGTGGCCGTGGCCGGGCGGAAGGTCGCTCTCACGCCCACCGAGTTCGACATCCTCGCCATCCTGGCGCGCAACGTCGACTGCGTCGTAACGCAGCGGATGATCCTGGAGCGCGTCTGGGGAGCGGAGTGGGGGGAAGACCGCCAGGCGCTGCGTGTGCACGTCAGCCACCTGCGCCGCAAGCTCGCCGAGGGCGGGACGAACGAGCGCTACATCCTTACGGAGCCCGGTGTGGGCTTTCGTCTCACATCCGCCGGCGAGGAGGGGGAAGCGGTGCACTGA
- a CDS encoding DUF4118 domain-containing protein — MSRRLRAVVRSHPYIVAVLAVAAATALFVLGRPYLDRGQWALLYLLTVALIARAGGAGPALLSAVLCFLAWYYFILPPYHSLRVTASEDWLTLGALLIVGLVVGLQTGRLREREAKAVAHARESDLLVELSTSLVSESSSETMGRTLVSKVSRLLRTARVMLFVGNDGAGCRVLAVSPEDGRPMGPTQLKAAAWVHDAVSPLTLPSEAITGESETASHGIYLPVQTAGRSHGVLAVEPADRETLSEAEIRLLQSVANLAAAFLERQHLLDAAARANALREADELKSTLLSSVSHELKTPLAALTATISNLLEGDTEWQEAAVREELRAIIVDVTRLNHSISSLLDLSRLEARSWKPNKDWNDLEEIVLSSLDALPVHLRGRVQLDLPADLPPICVDFGQVSRVLQNVLENALFYGSDAPVVVGARSRNGAVRVWVEDQGCGVSDGEKELIFEKFYRGAETSVSRPFGTGLGLAIAREIVLEYSGTIRVEDVSPHGARFVVELPIVNGASGCA; from the coding sequence ATGAGCCGTCGCTTGCGGGCCGTCGTCCGCTCACATCCGTACATCGTCGCCGTGCTGGCAGTGGCTGCAGCGACCGCGCTGTTCGTGCTCGGCCGGCCGTACCTGGACAGGGGTCAGTGGGCGCTGCTGTATCTGCTCACGGTCGCGCTGATTGCGCGGGCCGGCGGAGCTGGGCCCGCGCTCCTGTCGGCGGTTCTCTGCTTTCTTGCCTGGTACTACTTCATTCTGCCCCCCTATCACAGCCTGCGCGTCACGGCGAGCGAGGACTGGCTCACGCTCGGTGCGCTGCTCATCGTGGGGCTGGTGGTCGGACTGCAGACGGGGCGACTGAGGGAGAGAGAAGCCAAGGCGGTCGCCCACGCACGTGAATCGGACCTGCTGGTTGAGCTGAGCACGTCGCTCGTCTCGGAGAGCTCGAGCGAGACCATGGGGCGCACGCTCGTGTCCAAGGTGTCACGACTGCTGCGGACCGCTCGGGTGATGCTGTTCGTGGGCAACGACGGAGCCGGTTGCCGGGTATTGGCTGTCTCGCCGGAGGATGGTCGGCCGATGGGGCCAACGCAGCTCAAGGCGGCGGCATGGGTGCACGACGCCGTCAGCCCGCTTACGCTGCCTTCGGAGGCCATTACGGGGGAGTCGGAGACTGCGAGTCACGGCATCTACCTGCCGGTGCAGACCGCCGGTCGATCACACGGCGTGTTGGCCGTCGAGCCTGCCGACCGAGAGACGCTGTCGGAGGCCGAGATCCGGCTGCTTCAGTCTGTCGCCAATCTTGCGGCGGCCTTCCTTGAGCGCCAGCACCTGCTGGACGCTGCGGCGCGGGCGAACGCCTTGCGTGAAGCGGACGAGCTCAAGTCGACCCTCCTGTCTTCTGTGTCGCACGAGCTCAAGACTCCGCTCGCGGCGCTCACGGCGACGATCAGCAATCTACTCGAGGGCGACACGGAGTGGCAGGAGGCGGCTGTCAGGGAGGAGTTGCGGGCAATCATCGTCGACGTGACCAGACTCAACCACAGCATCAGCTCGCTTCTCGATCTGTCACGGTTGGAGGCGCGCTCGTGGAAGCCGAACAAGGACTGGAACGACCTTGAGGAGATCGTGCTCTCCAGTCTCGATGCGCTGCCGGTTCATCTGCGCGGTCGCGTTCAGCTCGACCTGCCTGCGGATCTGCCGCCGATATGTGTTGACTTCGGCCAAGTCAGCAGAGTTCTCCAGAACGTGCTCGAGAACGCCCTCTTCTACGGCAGTGATGCCCCAGTCGTCGTCGGCGCTCGCTCGCGGAATGGCGCCGTGCGCGTCTGGGTGGAGGACCAAGGATGCGGGGTGAGCGACGGTGAGAAGGAGCTCATCTTCGAGAAGTTCTATCGGGGAGCGGAGACAAGCGTCTCGCGACCGTTCGGTACCGGTCTTGGTTTGGCGATCGCGCGCGAAATCGTCCTTGAGTACAGCGGCACGATCAGGGTCGAGGACGTGTCTCCGCACGGTGCGCGTTTCGTCGTCGAACTCCCAATCGTCAACGGCGCGAGCGGGTGTGCATGA
- a CDS encoding DUF2795 domain-containing protein, protein MTSAQIVPFLEKVKFPAAKAEIKKQVKKAGGSADVLQTLDKLEFKCYMRQSEVVAALDLA, encoded by the coding sequence ATGACCAGTGCGCAGATTGTCCCGTTCTTGGAGAAGGTCAAGTTCCCCGCCGCAAAGGCTGAGATCAAGAAGCAGGTCAAGAAGGCCGGCGGGTCTGCGGATGTTCTGCAGACGCTCGACAAGCTCGAGTTCAAGTGCTACATGCGCCAGAGCGAGGTCGTCGCCGCTCTCGATCTCGCCTGA